A region of the Penicillium psychrofluorescens genome assembly, chromosome: 6 genome:
GAAGGATGGGAGATAGCTGTGATGTAGATGAAGCAAGCTAGGGGCAGATTGAAACAGCGATAATCAGAAATAAATGAGTTCCTGGCTTCGCGAGACAATGGCCTAGTCCTGTGCTCGTATGTAGCGCCTGCTAGGCGTTCTGCATGCATTGACTAGTGATTGACTAGCGATTGTCAGGAATAAGCAAGTATGAATGCCTGGTATGGGCATGTAGGCACAGAATCCACTGCCCGGTGTATACATTTATCGGATGAACACATCTAACTATCTAATCTACCAACTCACGACGCCGCGTGCCCGATCGAATCCCCCCCGCAGCTGCGTCCCAGGCTTAACCACCTTGCCCTGCAAGACGGTAAACCGAATGATATTCTCACAGTCCTCCGGCCGCACGCGTGCGAGCCAAATACCCTGCGCCGCGCCCTCGGACTCATCGGCGCCCTCGCGGCGACGATAGACAAACATGTTGGCCGAGTACTTGTGTCCGCCGACGTGGCTGATGAAATAAATGCCTACGCCGCCGGGCCGCGTGTCGTCCATGTCGCGGTACAGACCCAGTGGTCGCAGATGGCGCTCGAGCTCGCGCTTCAGCAGCGGCGCGGACTGGCCGCAGCGGGCGTCGCGCGTGCGCTGCGAGCAGAGAAGGATGACGGCGGAATGGGGACAAGGGTGCGAGCGGAGAGGTGTGGAGAGAGTGGTGCTTGTTGCTGGAGGTTGTGGTTCCGGCGATGACTCGTCGTCGGGCTTAAGGGGTGTGGTCGTTGTCAGTGACGGATTGATAAAGTGCTCGATCAGATCCGGGGCCAACTGCGGCGTGACGTGCTCGACGACAGTGAAActggggaggaggagcacATTCGTCGGCTGCTTCCCTGCCTCGTACATGTGATATTCGTCCGGCACGGACATATTCGAAGCGGATAGCTTGAGTCGCTGGATGTGAAGGTCAATACAGGTCTCTCCCAAACATCAAAAGATCCCGGCCACGCACTCCATTGGTCGGTTCTATTCCGCCCTTTTCAATTGCCTCCATGACACTTCCCTGCTCATCGGCCACGTCACGCACCCAATCCGACTTGCCCGTGGCGACGAGCAGGTGCGTCGCCCACCCTTGTACCTGGCCATACAACTCGTCTTCTTGATCGACTTCGAATTTCGCGGGATATTTGACTGTGCACGTCGCACAGTCGTGTAGGCACTCCTCTCCATCAACGGCGGGGTCGACTTTGGTGAACAAGTTGTCATGCGCGGGGACGGACCGAAACCCctcagcggcgagggcgtTGTCGCCAACGGCGTTTGTTTCGTCGTCTGTGCGCGAGGCGAGGGAGACGTTGGAGGAGCTAAAGAGCGAGCTTGTGCCTCTTTTGAATAACTCCATGGTTCCAACAATACCTCAAATAACCGCGTCCCACGAACAAAACGCTTGATGGTAGAATGAGGACAAAAAGGTGTCCTTTCGGCCGCGGATCGGACGGATCTTATCAATCGCCAGGTTTGCAGTCGCCAAGGAAGTCGGAATCAGTTTGCCGCATGAGTcagcccccccccccactGCGACCCGATTGGTGGTTTTGCAGAGTATTGTGATTGTGTTACCCTCATCCATTTCGGCGGAAGTCAATGGTATATGGCAGATCAGCTGAGTCTCGTGGTTGAGCGAGTCGAACCACGCTACCTCCCGAGCTGCCCGACCGGTTCGACGCGACCCGACGAAGCGAGCGCGGCGACGGCGTGAGAGGAAGAGTCGGAGGCCTGAATGAGCCTCTCGACGGCGATGCAACCGACGCAGGCGTGTTgaccgccgcggcggttTCATATTTAGAGATTGACTGGGTCTCCCAAGTAGAAGCATTGGACGGCCGGAGACTGTCACTTCGCATAGACTCATAGGCGCCATCGTACCCATTATGATTAACAGTATCCGTATatccttcctcgtccgacgGTCCAATCACAGACTCGCTCCCGGCGTGTCCATAGCTGACGCTATCACGAATTTCGTCCAGCACAGGCGGCTCCAGAGGCGTCATGCCCCTCAAGAGCTCGGCGAAGGTATGCATCAGGTCGCGGAACTCGCTCTCGTGCACATCGCGCGACGAGAAGCGCGCGCGCTCGTAAAGACTCAGAAACTCTGCGCCCAGATCCGGTTGAATTATTTGCAGAGCCGTCAGGCGGCGGATATATTCGCGCAGACCCAACGAAGCAGGCCGTTGCAGCGCCTCGACCACGCGCGTGTCTGGGACCGACTGGTTGCCAATGGATGAGGACGGGTCGAAGAGCTCAGAGTCGGGGTAGACCGTATCGGCCGGGGCAAGCGAGACGGCTTTGGCTTCGATTAAGTTGGGCAGTTCCCGGATGACGGTGTTGTAGGGCAGGTCCGGCAAGTCCGGCGATGCAGGCGACGACCAGCCCGGATGCTCGATGGCGCCCCACGGCGGGCGGTTGGAGTCGATAATGAGCGTTTTGTAATTGGGAAAGCCGTTCTCGTCGCTTGAGGTGTCGCGCGGACGGGCCTGGTAGGAGATGACGGAGCTGCGCGCCAGGCCCTCCATGACCAGCCGGCGCACGCTCTTGCTCacatcttctttctccaccgGGATCCAGGCTCTGGGGATGCCGGTGAGCGTGTTACGGTTGGTATAGATCCGTGTCGCGTAGATTAACAGCGCTAGGGCGAAGGTGATGACATATGCGCccgtgatgaagaagatgtcggTCAAGCGCTGGGTCACATAGCATTGGTAGATGGCATCGGCTGGGGTGAGCAGGATGAGGCAGAACACGATCAcggcgatgaagatgaaggcaCTCGAGTTGAGAAACCGTTCCAGTCCGACGGCCATGGCCCTAGcattgctgttgttgttgttgactgGAGCAAGTGGAAGGAGCTGCACTCGCCGATTTGAAGTGGTCACATGATGGGGTACTATAGAAAAAGCATCTACTGTACAACCATAACTAACATATCTCTATTGCGCTACATGTCAATGCTGCTCAACGCTGAAGACATCGTCCGGCACAGCCAGAAATCTAATCATCCGAAATAGCAACCTCGTCCTCCCAGCTTTGCTTGCCACCGGTCTGGCGCGCCCGGTTAATCACCCGTTCAATACCATCGAGACCCATCTTCAGAACATCCATCTTAGGTCCATAGCTCAGACGCACAAAGTGGTGGCAAGGACTATCAAAGAGATCTCTGCGCTTGGCCGGGTTCAGATCAAAGAAGATACCAGGCACCACGATAACCTTCTCGGTCAACAGGGCATTAAAGAAGTTCAGTCCGTCAGAGATGTTGGCCTCCTTAGGCAGCGGCGGGTCGAGGGAGGTCAGGTCTAGCCAGATGTAGAAAGTGGCCTGGGGCACATCCTGCATGCGGAATCCAATCTCGGCGAGTCGCTTTAGCACGAAGTCGCGCTTCTCACGAAAGTGCACCTGCAGcgccttcatctcctcgcgcaCTAGCGACGGCTCGAGCATTGGGATCGCGGCCTCTTGAAAGGGCACGTTAGCACCGCCGTCGAGGTACGAGCCTGCGGAGCCTAGCGCTTCGACGAATTCCTTTGGTCCGACTACCCATGCGATACGCCAACCCGGCAGGCGGAAGCGCTTGGTAAGACCATCTATCAGGAGGACATCTAGAGATATACGAGTTAGCAAAGGTAGAACATGGAGGGGAGTGTGACTATAGAACGAACCGTCCTCGTCTACATCGACCACATGCTCAGCACCGCTGATCGTGGAACCGTCGCAATCGGTGGTATAGTTGTAGCCACCATAGAActcgtcgaggatgagcgTCGCGCGGTCGCGGCAAATGTCCTGgatctcggccagctcgtcatGCGGCACGACGTGGCCCGTCGGGTTGCGAGGGTTAGAGGTCAGCAGCACCTGTGTGCCACGGGCGATTTCCTCAGCGATCTTGTTGGGGTGGATGTGGTAGTGGTCGCTCTGAGCCAGAGGCATAGGGATGGGAGCGATCTATATCAATCAAAAGGTATCAGTCTCACGTTGCGTCCCCACAAGATAGATATTACAACCAACTTACATTCTTGAAAAGCGTCAACATCTCCGAATACGCCGAGTAATCCGGGATAGGGAAAGAGAGGTACGAATTGCCCAGAATGGCCGCAATGCGAATCAGACCGGCGCGGCCACCGGGGACAATGCAGACATTCTCCCAGGTATACTGGCTCTCCTTGCCCTGACGATAATGCTCATTGTACAGGCGCGCCACGGCAGCACGTAGCGGCTTGATACCGGCCGTTGGACCGTACTCCCGAGCGGCGGAGGTAATGGGGATGGAAGTCGGGCGCGGGAAGCTACCCTCGATCCcgtcgtcggcttcggggGCGCCTTGGCCTAGGTTGGCCCATGCGGACGGGTCTTCGGCGTATCCATGCTCGGTCGCTCGCTCTGTGCACCAGACGACGCCTGTGGAGGCTCGCGAGGCGTCGAGGCCGGCATGCGGTCGGTGGCCCTCGTGGGCGGTGCGGAATTGGCGATGGGTTTCGGAGCGTTGCTCTAGGGCAGTTGGGTCAGTGATGATGGTCAATCAGAGAGAAGTATGTATGTATAGATCAAGGTTGCCGTAGGGGAATGCAGTACCGTTCTCGGACAGCCCCTTgctggtggagaagcggcGGTCGGAGGAGGGGCGCAGGATGCTCACTCGGCGGCCGGAGAAGGACATCTTGGCTTGGCTAGAAGTGGGTGGACGTGTATAGTTCAAggagacaaaaagaagaagaaaatgggACAAGCACCAGTCTGAAAATCAAGCCTGGGAGAATCAAGAACCGAACCTGAACAGCTCACCGGTTTTTAACCACCCACACTTACCCAGACTGCGCAATCCGGCCCCTCCATATCATTCGATGGAATCACCGACAAGAAGGCCCCATCAGGCTTTGGGGCGTCACGTCGGGCACGTTAATGCCGCAGGGCGCCCTGGGCGGATTTACTGATGTTGTAGATGTCGTAGATGTCGACGTTGAATTGTGACTAGTATACTACTCGCGGTCTACCGGGGTAGTGGTGAAAGGTGAAACCAAAATATAGTCAGTATTCCCGGCCCCAAATCACGTCCACAATaatcaacaacaacaaatGTATGCATACATCATGAGTTCATTCGTTCGTgcacaagaaaaagaatcaaACAGGAATATGTAAACTATTATTCAACGACCTGGCAGTAGAGTTGGATCTCGCCCACAAGGCCCTTGGCCAGCATGTCCCGATGCTGTTCGCGCCACTCCATAAAGGCCAGCTGAACTGCTTCGTCACTGTCGATCGTGACAAAGtccccatcctcatcgcggTAGCGAAGTCGGACTGTCTTGTTGCCGATCGACCGGCTAGTGAACCGCGCCAGCTTCGCGTCCACGCGGTCGGTTAACGATCGGAAGAGAATGTTGGTCGCAATCACCAGTGTGACGTAGTTGTCATCAAAGTTCACCTTCGCCTTGAGCTGCGTGGGCATGaactcctcctcctcctcctcggtctcgggTTCTTGAGTCAAGGGAGACGCTCCCAGTTCCATAGACTGGCTCATGGCGCTATATTCGGGCTCATTGAATTGATTCGGGGGCAGAGGTTGCGTCTGACTGCGGATGGGGAGCTGGCTGTTGGTGGGCGAGTTGTTCTGGCTTCGGTTGACCGGAGCCTTCATGTTGGCCATGTGTGCAGGGATCGGTGGCACGGGAACGTTGTCCACCGTTTGCATCGTATGCACTCCCATATACCGGCGAGACTCAGGGTTCTGGTTATGCTGGTGAATGTCCGGACTGCTGGCCGACCGCATCCGTTGAGTGCCGTTCGTAGGCTGTCCCTGAGGCCCAGAGAGAGGAGGCAGAGATGGACGTTGCGCAGCCCGGCCATTGGTCGGGGGGAAATAGCCGGTCGCGTTCGAGCCATCTCGTGATGCCCCGCGAGACAAGGCAGGGGCAGTGTATCGATTTGACTCTTCATTCCACCCGTTCGAGATGGTCGTAGAACTGGTATTTTGGCGGCCGAATGAGAACCCTGATTGGGAACTTGACCGTGTGGATGGTGTCTCGGCAGGGGAAAAGTACGAGCTGCTGACATTGCGGTCACTGGGAGACATATTCCCATTGTACGGGGTGTGCAAAGAGAGGGTAGGATCCTGGGGGGTATAGCGCGCACGGCCATTCGACTGAACGACAGAGCTTGTACTGCCCCCGGTAGCGGACCGGGTCCTCAGGCTAGTGCTGGAGGCATTCCGGCTCATGGGGAACTCGGAGTTGTATGGGGTCTCATCGGCGTCATATTCCTGCTGGTACGGGTTCGGCATGTTGGCCATGTTCTTCATGTACGTAAAttcgctgtcggaggtgcCGGTGTGGCGAGCATTGCGCTGCTCCGCCTGAATCAGCCGTTGATTGTCAATGTCTCTGTACCAATTGCGCATCGTGTCCTCGTTCTGGTAGCGAATGATGAAATTGTCGACAACCCCGGGATCTCCTTTCCAGAAGATTTGGATGCGATAGAGGCCTGGCTTTTGGAGACAGACAATATCTGTGACATTCGCCATGTAGATTCGACCTTTCAACTGCAGACGGGCCTTGCTTCTGTTAGCAAGATTTGGTTTATCCTTGTTCAGAGTGAGCTTCGTCTTTTGCTTGTTGGGGTTAATATCTTTGCAGCAAAGGAGGATGCGTTCGAAAAGGTAGATGTGGTACTAGTATCAGGTcagcaaggaagagaagaatccGGCGAGTAA
Encoded here:
- a CDS encoding uncharacterized protein (ID:PFLUO_009018-T1.cds;~source:funannotate), yielding MAVGLERFLNSSAFIFIAVIVFCLILLTPADAIYQCYVTQRLTDIFFITGAYVITFALALLIYATRIYTNRNTLTGIPRAWIPVEKEDVSKSVRRLVMEGLARSSVISYQARPRDTSSDENGFPNYKTLIIDSNRPPWGAIEHPGWSSPASPDLPDLPYNTVIRELPNLIEAKAVSLAPADTVYPDSELFDPSSSIGNQSVPDTRVVEALQRPASLGLREYIRRLTALQIIQPDLGAEFLSLYERARFSSRDVHESEFRDLMHTFAELLRGMTPLEPPVLDEIRDSVSYGHAGSESVIGPSDEEGYTDTVNHNGYDGAYESMRSDSLRPSNASTWETQSISKYETAAAVNTPASVASPSRGSFRPPTLPLTPSPRSLRRVASNRSGSSGGSVVRLAQPRDSADLPYTIDFRRNG
- a CDS encoding uncharacterized protein (ID:PFLUO_009021-T1.cds;~source:funannotate), with the translated sequence MFETAAMSGIPVAEDNIINRRGGESIYQSCVNLKRRLSEVPTFESHLQEMEEEDRTRGNTDPVASLWNCLREGYPLLSIYNASGPDEQLEIDPVKVPEAKRPKAATFKFLQACLQDLAFPQQDCFLITDLYGESTTGFIKVIKMVNRVVDILEMQGSLKRSSETAASPSAEKGTVKLTKREHILKELLETERDYVHHLQNLQALKKELEETGALTGDGSHQIFLNLNNLLDFAQRFLIRMEQHYALPEETQNWGRLFSTHEEAFRQYVPFIANQMRCDQVCMKEWDKIRSAPRHIDLMQMVAQPKTLNGFFVKPFQRLTRYPLMLLELRKQAEDPQLQSDITQAIDTIQDVLDSANDAIHKEHLAAAVVELSERVDDWKTLKMESFGDLLSFGTFSVVKGDSGKDNEREYHIYLFERILLCCKDINPNKQKTKLTLNKDKPNLANRSKARLQLKGRIYMANVTDIVCLQKPGLYRIQIFWKGDPGVVDNFIIRYQNEDTMRNWYRDIDNQRLIQAEQRNARHTGTSDSEFTYMKNMANMPNPYQQEYDADETPYNSEFPMSRNASSTSLRTRSATGGSTSSVVQSNGRARYTPQDPTLSLHTPYNGNMSPSDRNVSSSYFSPAETPSTRSSSQSGFSFGRQNTSSTTISNGWNEESNRYTAPALSRGASRDGSNATGYFPPTNGRAAQRPSLPPLSGPQGQPTNGTQRMRSASSPDIHQHNQNPESRRYMGVHTMQTVDNVPVPPIPAHMANMKAPVNRSQNNSPTNSQLPIRSQTQPLPPNQFNEPEYSAMSQSMELGASPLTQEPETEEEEEEFMPTQLKAKVNFDDNYVTLVIATNILFRSLTDRVDAKLARFTSRSIGNKTVRLRYRDEDGDFVTIDSDEAVQLAFMEWREQHRDMLAKGLVGEIQLYCQVVE
- a CDS encoding uncharacterized protein (ID:PFLUO_009019-T1.cds;~source:funannotate) encodes the protein MPLAQSDHYHIHPNKIAEEIARGTQVLLTSNPRNPTGHVVPHDELAEIQDICRDRATLILDEFYGGYNYTTDCDGSTISGAEHVVDVDEDGSFYSHTPLHVLPLLTRISLDVLLIDGLTKRFRLPGWRIAWVVGPKEFVEALGSAGSYLDGGANVPFQEAAIPMLEPSLVREEMKALQVHFREKRDFVLKRLAEIGFRMQDVPQATFYIWLDLTSLDPPLPKEANISDGLNFFNALLTEKVIVVPGIFFDLNPAKRRDLFDSPCHHFVRLSYGPKMDVLKMGLDGIERVINRARQTGGKQSWEDEVAISDD
- a CDS encoding uncharacterized protein (ID:PFLUO_009020-T1.cds;~source:funannotate) gives rise to the protein MSFSGRRVSILRPSSDRRFSTSKGLSENEQRSETHRQFRTAHEGHRPHAGLDASRASTGVVWCTERATEHGYAEDPSAWANLGQGAPEADDGIEGSFPRPTSIPITSAAREYGPTAGIKPLRAAVARLYNEHYRQGKESQYTWENVCIVPGGRAGLIRIAAILGNSYLSFPIPDYSAYSEMLTLFKNVSWL
- a CDS encoding uncharacterized protein (ID:PFLUO_009017-T1.cds;~source:funannotate), encoding MELFKRGTSSLFSSSNVSLASRTDDETNAVGDNALAAEGFRSVPAHDNLFTKVDPAVDGEECLHDCATCTVKYPAKFEVDQEDELYGQVQGWATHLLVATGKSDWVRDVADEQGSVMEAIEKGGIEPTNGRLKLSASNMSVPDEYHMYEAGKQPTNVLLLPSFTVVEHVTPQLAPDLIEHFINPSLTTTTPLKPDDESSPEPQPPATSTTLSTPLRSHPCPHSAVILLCSQRTRDARCGQSAPLLKRELERHLRPLGLYRDMDDTRPGGVGIYFISHVGGHKYSANMFVYRRREGADESEGAAQGIWLARVRPEDCENIIRFTVLQGKVVKPGTQLRGGFDRARGVVSW